A single region of the Syntrophotaleaceae bacterium genome encodes:
- a CDS encoding MoaD/ThiS family protein has product MKITVKLFAGFRDNRFKVADRDYPEATSIKDILADLEISEPELGVALINGRHVDKDHVLTDGATVSLFPKVGGG; this is encoded by the coding sequence ATGAAAATAACCGTAAAACTGTTCGCCGGCTTCCGCGACAACCGGTTCAAGGTAGCCGACAGAGACTATCCTGAAGCGACCAGCATCAAAGATATTCTTGCCGATCTGGAGATCAGCGAACCCGAACTCGGAGTCGCTTTGATCAACGGACGTCATGTCGATAAGGATCATGTTCTGACCGACGGGGCCACCGTCTCCCTCTTTCCCAAGGTTGGCGGAGGCTGA
- a CDS encoding DUF58 domain-containing protein — protein MNPRYRFFIQPKFPPGHSMAGDWSGQEKGTGYEFWGLRKYRPGDSYRHIDWKAVARTKELYVREFLRDSAFNLMLLIDLSPSMKFGGKLPLALDIAESLAWAALQKNQPCGLLFYADRVLEYHASSAASRQFHKLSALLRKAVTVRCRRTDLRPAVEFLVKRMPGCLGAILSDFDGNIDGLGSVLEAAAAGRTPNHEMLALQILEQAEERLPEISDGQLRIRDLESGATLDLDLGRREEYAAAMRRRQFEKITKLAAAGIDSTVIVVGRDNVQEKVNQLFARRLAARV, from the coding sequence ATGAACCCCAGATACCGCTTTTTCATTCAACCCAAATTCCCTCCCGGACACTCCATGGCGGGGGACTGGTCCGGACAGGAAAAAGGCACCGGTTACGAATTCTGGGGGTTGCGCAAGTATCGTCCCGGGGACAGTTATCGCCATATCGACTGGAAGGCGGTCGCTCGCACGAAAGAACTGTATGTCCGCGAGTTCCTCCGGGACAGCGCCTTCAACCTGATGCTGCTGATCGATCTCAGTCCGTCCATGAAATTCGGTGGGAAGCTGCCTCTGGCACTGGATATCGCCGAAAGTCTGGCGTGGGCTGCGTTGCAGAAAAACCAGCCCTGCGGCCTGCTGTTTTACGCCGACCGGGTTCTGGAATATCATGCATCCAGCGCCGCCTCGCGGCAGTTTCACAAGCTTTCCGCCCTCCTGCGCAAAGCCGTGACCGTGCGCTGCCGCCGAACAGATCTCCGACCCGCTGTGGAATTTCTGGTCAAACGGATGCCGGGCTGTCTGGGAGCGATCCTGTCCGATTTCGATGGCAATATCGACGGCCTCGGCAGTGTCCTGGAGGCGGCGGCCGCGGGGCGCACACCGAACCACGAGATGCTGGCGTTGCAGATCCTGGAACAGGCGGAGGAGCGTCTGCCGGAGATCAGCGACGGACAGCTGCGCATCCGCGACCTGGAAAGCGGTGCCACCCTCGATCTGGACCTCGGCCGCAGGGAAGAATACGCTGCGGCCATGCGTCGCCGGCAGTTTGAAAAAATCACAAAGCTGGCCGCCGCCGGGATCGATTCGACCGTGATCGTCGTCGGTCGCGATAACGTACAGGAAAAGGTCAACCAGCTGTTTGCCCGTCGCCTGGCAGCCCGCGTATGA
- a CDS encoding TonB-dependent receptor — translation MRRILSLALACLLSTASLSWSAVPQTLEPVVITATRLETPAREVASSVTVITEEEIKQKQQPDVLEILRTVPAVDVVQSGGLGQQTSVFMRGANSEHTLVLLDGIELNDPSTPSRFFDFANLTTDNIERIEIVRGPESTLYGSDALGGVINIITKKGQGKPRVTVSAEGGSYETYQGKIGLNGGNDLVNYSLFASYLDTNGISAAATDYDNDERDGYNNFTASTRIGLTPTENFDLDVILRFTDAESDLDAFNGPGGDDPNYRSDYQALAFRTQARFLLLNEVWEPKIGFSLTDYDRDTRDDIDAVQPFNFVRSSFKSNLYKIDWQNNLYLHKTNTLTAGIEYEKEKVDVKDLQSWMDPLIPKEYDESTDTTGYYLQDQIKLWESFFTTLGLRHDEHEEFGSHTTYRIASTYIFNQTGTKVRASWGTGFKAPSLAQLYDPSSGNPDLDPEKSKGWDVGIDQTFWDNRVSVSLTYFENDFEDLIINEIVSFSPFITTYRNVNEAETKGIEAGLNLIPLTNLILNFNYTYTDTKDKETGDELLRRPRNKFSVNINYKFLDRGDANITILHVGEREDFIGFEVGELESYTVVNLAASYKLSNNFRIFGRADNLFDEDYEEVWGYGTPGISGYAGAEYTF, via the coding sequence ATGCGCAGAATCCTTTCTTTGGCCCTGGCTTGTCTTCTGTCGACGGCAAGCCTTTCCTGGTCAGCAGTTCCACAAACCCTCGAACCGGTCGTGATTACGGCCACCCGACTGGAAACTCCCGCCAGGGAAGTTGCCTCTTCGGTAACGGTAATTACCGAAGAGGAGATTAAGCAAAAGCAGCAACCCGATGTACTAGAAATACTAAGAACAGTGCCCGCCGTGGATGTTGTACAATCGGGCGGCCTGGGGCAACAAACGTCTGTTTTCATGCGCGGCGCCAACTCAGAGCACACCCTGGTATTGCTTGACGGGATAGAACTCAATGATCCAAGCACCCCCAGCCGGTTTTTTGATTTTGCAAACCTGACCACCGACAACATTGAACGTATTGAAATCGTTCGTGGCCCGGAGAGCACCCTTTATGGGTCGGATGCTTTGGGCGGTGTCATAAATATCATCACCAAAAAAGGTCAGGGCAAGCCGCGTGTGACAGTATCTGCCGAAGGCGGATCATATGAAACCTACCAGGGAAAAATCGGCCTTAACGGCGGCAATGATCTGGTCAACTACAGCCTGTTCGCCTCCTATCTAGACACTAACGGAATCTCCGCCGCCGCTACAGATTATGATAATGACGAGCGCGACGGATACAATAATTTCACAGCCTCAACCCGCATTGGCCTGACACCCACAGAAAACTTCGATCTTGACGTAATTCTACGCTTCACAGATGCCGAATCCGACCTCGATGCCTTCAATGGGCCCGGTGGTGACGACCCAAACTACCGATCGGATTACCAAGCCCTCGCCTTTCGCACCCAAGCGCGGTTTCTGCTCTTAAACGAGGTTTGGGAGCCCAAAATCGGGTTTTCCTTAACAGATTACGATCGCGATACACGAGACGATATTGACGCTGTTCAGCCTTTCAATTTCGTGCGCAGTTCCTTCAAAAGCAACCTTTACAAGATTGACTGGCAAAACAATCTTTACCTTCACAAAACTAATACCCTGACCGCTGGAATCGAATACGAAAAAGAAAAAGTGGACGTCAAAGACTTGCAGTCTTGGATGGACCCATTAATTCCCAAGGAATATGACGAGAGTACCGACACCACCGGCTACTATTTGCAAGATCAAATCAAATTGTGGGAGTCATTTTTTACCACACTTGGCCTCCGACATGACGAACATGAAGAATTCGGCAGCCACACTACATATCGCATCGCGTCAACCTATATTTTTAACCAAACAGGGACTAAAGTTCGCGCAAGCTGGGGAACCGGCTTTAAAGCTCCTTCTCTCGCTCAGCTGTATGACCCCTCTTCTGGCAATCCAGATCTGGATCCCGAGAAAAGTAAAGGTTGGGATGTGGGAATTGACCAAACCTTCTGGGATAACCGAGTTTCAGTCAGCTTAACCTATTTTGAAAACGACTTTGAGGATTTGATAATCAATGAAATTGTCAGCTTTTCTCCCTTTATAACAACATACAGAAATGTCAATGAAGCGGAAACCAAAGGTATTGAAGCAGGGTTGAATCTTATTCCCCTAACAAACCTTATCCTCAATTTTAACTATACTTACACGGACACCAAAGACAAAGAAACTGGCGATGAGCTCCTACGGCGGCCTCGAAATAAGTTTTCCGTCAATATCAACTATAAGTTCCTAGATCGGGGGGACGCCAACATTACTATCCTCCATGTTGGGGAACGAGAAGATTTTATAGGTTTCGAAGTTGGAGAGTTGGAGAGCTATACAGTTGTAAATTTGGCGGCATCTTACAAGTTAAGTAATAATTTCCGCATCTTCGGGCGCGCAGACAATCTTTTTGATGAAGACTACGAAGAAGTATGGGGATACGGCACTCCCGGTATTAGCGGCTATGCCGGTGCGGAATACACCTTTTGA
- a CDS encoding cyclic nucleotide-binding domain-containing protein produces MSQTIGGTIESASLKDLLRSEVPLFKSLKQPDADQLLLYFKGKTLSAGEVLWREGDEIEYLAYVLSGKIELKKETEFKGKQFIVGLLTAGAMTGGLTFFNEGKSSLTVEVLEDCLLAVLEGKDYRRLEEERPDLALFLVKNMLMAVSLRLQRSYERFAAIF; encoded by the coding sequence ATGAGCCAGACGATCGGGGGCACGATCGAATCAGCCAGCCTGAAAGACCTTCTGCGTAGCGAGGTGCCTCTTTTCAAAAGCCTGAAGCAGCCTGACGCCGATCAACTGCTGCTCTATTTTAAGGGCAAAACGCTGTCGGCCGGGGAGGTCCTTTGGCGGGAAGGGGATGAGATCGAATACCTGGCCTATGTTCTTTCCGGAAAAATAGAGCTTAAAAAAGAAACCGAGTTCAAGGGAAAACAGTTCATCGTCGGACTTCTGACCGCCGGTGCCATGACGGGAGGGCTGACTTTTTTCAATGAAGGAAAAAGCAGCCTGACAGTGGAGGTCCTCGAGGATTGCCTGTTGGCCGTTCTCGAGGGCAAAGATTACCGTCGGCTCGAAGAGGAGCGGCCCGATCTGGCGCTGTTTCTGGTAAAGAACATGCTGATGGCTGTGTCGCTGCGGCTGCAGCGGTCCTACGAGCGATTCGCAGCCATATTCTGA
- a CDS encoding VWA domain-containing protein has product MDFAEPRFFWLLLLVPCLLIPTLGAGRHAMLLANAFGRQAAVSVRRRTIAGIFAVVLATLSLVTALASPRVLTYLGADPQRDLVVAVGIDVSKSMLAEDVSAPESFSGSAVPINRLDVSAHLAEELFGELTGERAGLFFFAKNGIEVTAPTRDQGFLRYMVRHTNLAELTESGSNLAAALETGRDMIESAESPVGGIVLISDGEDTENRISELRELAATGQRIPVFTVGIGRAEDAYLPIRRPGLPGIQGFYTDSSGDYLQTRLEERSLREIAEATGGGYWRYEETSAEELIRILPGRLAAVNAEHLQKAPRKLQRVELSPLFLVFGLLFYLGYRLL; this is encoded by the coding sequence ATGGATTTCGCAGAACCCCGCTTCTTCTGGCTGCTGCTCCTCGTCCCCTGCCTCCTGATACCGACCCTCGGGGCCGGCCGCCACGCGATGCTGCTGGCCAACGCCTTCGGCCGGCAGGCGGCAGTCTCGGTCCGTCGGCGCACCATAGCCGGTATTTTCGCCGTTGTCCTGGCCACCCTCAGCCTGGTCACCGCTCTGGCCTCGCCTAGAGTGCTGACGTACCTCGGTGCTGATCCACAGCGGGACTTGGTGGTGGCGGTCGGCATCGATGTCAGCAAATCGATGCTGGCGGAAGATGTGTCCGCTCCTGAAAGTTTTTCCGGTTCCGCCGTGCCGATCAATCGGCTGGATGTTTCCGCCCACCTCGCTGAAGAACTTTTCGGGGAACTGACAGGGGAAAGAGCCGGACTCTTCTTTTTCGCCAAAAACGGCATCGAGGTGACGGCTCCGACCCGGGACCAGGGTTTTTTACGCTACATGGTTCGGCATACAAACCTGGCCGAATTGACGGAATCGGGCAGCAATCTGGCGGCCGCACTGGAGACCGGACGGGATATGATCGAGTCCGCGGAAAGCCCGGTCGGCGGCATCGTTTTGATCTCCGACGGCGAGGACACGGAAAACCGTATTTCCGAGCTGAGGGAACTGGCGGCAACGGGCCAACGGATCCCCGTATTTACCGTGGGCATCGGCCGGGCCGAGGACGCTTACCTGCCGATCCGCCGACCGGGACTTCCAGGGATTCAGGGATTCTACACCGACAGCTCGGGCGACTATCTGCAAACCCGGCTGGAGGAAAGATCTTTGCGGGAAATTGCCGAGGCCACAGGCGGAGGGTATTGGAGATATGAAGAAACCTCCGCCGAAGAGTTGATCCGGATCCTGCCCGGGCGCCTCGCCGCCGTCAATGCCGAACACTTACAGAAAGCTCCCCGAAAGCTGCAGCGGGTCGAACTTTCACCACTTTTTCTCGTATTCGGACTGCTCTTCTACCTGGGATATCGGCTTCTTTGA
- a CDS encoding aldehyde ferredoxin oxidoreductase C-terminal domain-containing protein: MNRIFRVNMKDLTCKIEEVPAAWAGLGGRGLTSTIVAAEVPPTCHPLGPNNKLVFAPGLLTGTPAAQSGRMSAGAKSPLTGTIKESNAGGTSAQQFAKLGIKAMIIEGQPAEGKWYELHVNNDGVTFHDASALKGKQNFDVIAAMEEKYGPKIGVCTIGIPGEERMAAANISVKDPDHKIRSHGRGGLGAVMGSKGVKCITIDDSAGKRVEIADPEKFRAAAKVFAKAMLDHPVTGEGLPTYGTNVLINILNEAGGLPTKNFKYGSCEHHDKVSGETMHDVISSRGGHTKHGCHAGCIIQCSQVYVDENKEYITSGFEYETVWGLGINCMIESLDDCARIDNAMDNIGIDSIEGAVLIAVAMEAGVIPWGDGKETLRVMNEEIGKATPLGRILGNGTASVGQAYGLRRVPVVKGQGIPAYDPRSVKGIGITYATSTMGADHTAGYSIATNILQVGGHVDPLKKDGQVELSRNLSIATAAVDSTGMCIFIAFPALDIPECLPALIDMINARYGISLTGDDVVNLGKYILKTEKAFNDAAGFTNADDRLPEFFEYEPVPPHNALWDFTGEEIDEFWNF; this comes from the coding sequence ATGAACAGAATTTTCCGCGTCAACATGAAGGACCTGACCTGCAAGATCGAGGAAGTTCCCGCTGCCTGGGCCGGCCTCGGCGGCCGCGGCCTGACCTCCACCATCGTGGCGGCTGAAGTTCCCCCGACCTGCCATCCCCTGGGTCCTAACAACAAGCTTGTGTTCGCTCCCGGCCTGCTGACCGGCACCCCCGCCGCCCAGTCCGGCCGTATGTCCGCCGGCGCCAAGAGCCCCCTCACCGGCACCATCAAGGAATCCAATGCCGGCGGCACCAGCGCCCAGCAGTTCGCCAAACTCGGCATCAAGGCCATGATCATCGAAGGCCAGCCCGCTGAAGGCAAGTGGTACGAACTCCATGTCAACAACGACGGCGTCACCTTCCACGATGCTTCCGCTCTCAAAGGCAAGCAGAACTTCGACGTCATCGCCGCTATGGAAGAGAAATACGGCCCGAAAATCGGCGTCTGCACCATCGGTATTCCTGGTGAAGAGCGCATGGCCGCCGCCAACATCTCCGTGAAAGATCCCGACCACAAGATCCGCAGCCACGGCCGCGGCGGTCTGGGCGCCGTCATGGGCTCCAAGGGCGTGAAGTGCATCACCATCGACGACAGCGCCGGCAAGCGCGTTGAAATCGCCGATCCCGAGAAGTTCCGCGCAGCCGCCAAGGTTTTCGCCAAGGCGATGCTGGATCACCCGGTTACCGGCGAAGGTCTGCCCACCTACGGCACCAACGTTCTGATCAACATCCTGAACGAAGCCGGTGGTCTGCCGACCAAGAACTTCAAGTACGGCTCCTGCGAGCACCACGACAAGGTGTCCGGCGAAACCATGCACGATGTGATCTCCAGCCGTGGCGGTCACACCAAGCACGGCTGCCATGCCGGCTGCATCATCCAGTGCTCCCAGGTTTATGTTGATGAAAACAAAGAGTACATCACCTCCGGTTTCGAATACGAAACCGTCTGGGGTCTGGGCATCAACTGCATGATCGAAAGCCTCGACGACTGCGCCCGCATCGACAACGCCATGGACAACATCGGCATCGACTCCATCGAAGGTGCCGTGCTGATCGCCGTGGCCATGGAAGCCGGCGTCATTCCCTGGGGTGACGGCAAAGAAACCCTGCGTGTTATGAACGAGGAAATCGGCAAAGCCACCCCGCTTGGCCGCATCCTCGGCAACGGCACCGCTTCCGTTGGCCAGGCCTACGGTCTGCGCCGCGTACCGGTGGTCAAGGGCCAGGGCATCCCGGCTTACGACCCCCGCTCGGTCAAGGGTATCGGCATCACCTACGCCACCTCGACCATGGGTGCCGACCACACTGCCGGTTACTCCATCGCCACCAACATTCTGCAGGTCGGCGGCCACGTCGATCCGCTGAAGAAGGATGGCCAGGTGGAACTGTCCCGCAACCTGTCCATCGCCACCGCTGCTGTTGACAGCACCGGTATGTGCATCTTCATCGCCTTCCCGGCGCTGGACATTCCCGAGTGTCTGCCGGCTCTGATCGACATGATCAACGCCCGCTACGGCATCAGCCTCACCGGTGACGATGTCGTGAACCTCGGCAAGTACATCCTGAAGACCGAAAAGGCCTTCAACGACGCCGCCGGCTTCACCAACGCCGACGACCGTCTCCCCGAATTCTTCGAGTACGAGCCCGTTCCGCCCCACAACGCGCTCTGGGATTTCACCGGCGAAGAAATCGACGAATTCTGGAACTTCTAA
- a CDS encoding VWA domain-containing protein yields MPEIELQYPYALLLLLLLPGLPWLSSRARKKLPFPNVGDHLRGIQPGFWKTHYETLLCSVALILLCLALANPGFARKTVEEFIESKWIMLTLDLSGSMMRQAGRQSDRTVGDVALDGLETFIELRQPGDYIGLVAFSSFARLLSPLTFDRELLKRKLELVRSKNRSRIYRELGAGGGTNASEAVWLAISVFLSMLPEENRLTPDELADLRTFLLGEPGTLLDVPAKLKKVDFGTGMAVILFTDGRIEPRLRAHTGQAGLPNLVNLITLMKTLGIRFYIIAVGGQVDEAVEEAMTFSGGDGNVGRIFPLSRDFDPGQVREVYKEIDDLESNRLLVRVSVQPLWTRNWLILAALLLILIHTGMRTLPGYRRI; encoded by the coding sequence ATGCCCGAAATCGAGCTGCAATACCCCTACGCCCTGCTGCTGCTGTTGTTGCTGCCCGGTCTGCCCTGGCTGAGCAGCCGGGCGAGGAAAAAGCTGCCCTTCCCGAACGTCGGCGATCATCTTCGGGGGATCCAGCCAGGGTTTTGGAAGACACATTACGAAACCTTGCTCTGCTCGGTGGCGCTCATCCTGCTCTGCCTCGCTCTCGCCAATCCGGGCTTTGCGCGAAAAACAGTCGAGGAGTTCATCGAGTCGAAATGGATCATGCTGACCCTCGACCTGTCCGGCTCCATGATGCGGCAGGCCGGGCGACAATCGGACCGGACCGTTGGCGATGTGGCTCTTGACGGGCTGGAAACCTTTATCGAACTGCGCCAGCCGGGGGATTATATCGGGTTGGTGGCCTTTTCCAGTTTCGCCCGCCTGCTTTCCCCACTGACTTTCGACCGGGAGCTGCTGAAAAGAAAACTGGAACTGGTGCGTAGCAAGAATAGATCCCGCATCTACCGGGAGCTGGGGGCCGGGGGCGGCACCAATGCCTCGGAAGCCGTCTGGCTTGCAATCTCGGTGTTCCTCTCCATGCTTCCGGAGGAGAATCGGCTGACTCCCGATGAACTGGCAGATCTGCGGACCTTCCTTCTCGGCGAACCGGGAACCCTGCTGGATGTCCCCGCCAAGTTGAAAAAGGTCGATTTTGGTACCGGCATGGCTGTCATCCTGTTCACGGACGGGCGCATCGAGCCGCGGCTGCGGGCTCATACCGGACAGGCCGGCTTGCCGAACCTGGTCAATCTCATCACTCTGATGAAGACCCTCGGGATCCGCTTCTACATCATTGCCGTCGGCGGCCAGGTGGACGAGGCGGTGGAGGAAGCCATGACTTTTTCCGGCGGCGATGGGAACGTCGGCAGAATTTTTCCTCTGTCCCGTGATTTTGATCCCGGTCAGGTCCGGGAAGTCTATAAGGAGATCGACGATCTGGAAAGCAACCGCCTGCTGGTCCGGGTGTCCGTGCAGCCCCTCTGGACCCGGAACTGGTTAATTCTCGCGGCCCTGCTGTTGATCCTCATCCACACCGGGATGCGTACCCTGCCCGGCTACAGGAGAATCTAG
- a CDS encoding ABC transporter substrate-binding protein yields the protein MKCKKLIIFSILMFLIYPTVILAAPPGPTEQLRTSVDKIVEILRDKSLSQDAILSQVADLVRDKFDFRAMSQRTLGVHWKDATAKQQDRFVDLFSQLLEDTYRGRIRSYTYGDEYVKYIGERVRDGRAEVDTIIVANREIPVSYRMRLKDGKWLVYDVIIEEVSLISNYRNSYAQIIRSEGFDTLLSRMEDKIKELQATNQTQGAGLAMDKGIRS from the coding sequence ATGAAGTGCAAAAAATTGATCATTTTTTCCATATTGATGTTTCTGATTTATCCCACGGTCATTCTGGCCGCTCCCCCTGGACCTACCGAGCAGTTGCGGACCTCTGTGGATAAAATCGTCGAGATTCTGCGGGATAAAAGCCTTTCCCAGGACGCCATCCTGTCGCAGGTCGCCGATCTGGTCAGGGACAAGTTCGATTTTCGAGCCATGTCGCAACGGACCCTGGGGGTCCACTGGAAGGATGCAACAGCCAAGCAGCAGGACCGTTTCGTCGATCTGTTCTCCCAGTTGCTGGAGGATACCTACAGGGGAAGGATCAGGTCATACACCTATGGGGACGAGTACGTGAAATACATCGGCGAGCGGGTTCGCGACGGCCGGGCCGAGGTGGATACCATCATCGTTGCCAACCGTGAAATCCCGGTGTCCTACCGGATGAGACTCAAGGATGGAAAGTGGCTGGTTTACGATGTGATCATCGAAGAGGTCAGTTTGATCAGCAATTACCGGAACAGCTATGCCCAGATCATTCGCAGCGAGGGGTTCGACACCCTTCTGTCGCGAATGGAGGACAAGATAAAGGAACTCCAGGCGACCAACCAGACCCAGGGAGCCGGACTGGCCATGGACAAAGGGATCCGGTCATGA
- a CDS encoding AAA family ATPase produces MLSPDLTEHYRALVQRMELEIGKVIIGQQEMIRSILCTLLAGGHILLEGVPGLAKSLTVATFARTMGGVFKRIQFTPDKLPGDITGTTVYNEATGDFVFREGPVFCNILLADEINRAAPKVQSALLEAMQEKTVSIDRDQYQLPDPFMVLATMNPVEQLGTYPLSEAQLDRFIAKVDISYPAREDEAQLLAKKCGNFTELQKSVPKLMEPAEAVAIRDHVARHVRLTSPVIDYILRICLATRPNRPQALPEVAKYIWIGASPRGGEHLISFCKGYAFLQGREYVSFEDVDACAKAVLGHRMILSDAAILEKVTPGMLLQDIIAATPPYDRDTGKGAE; encoded by the coding sequence ATGCTCTCTCCCGACTTGACTGAACATTACCGCGCTCTTGTTCAGCGCATGGAGCTCGAGATCGGCAAGGTGATCATCGGCCAGCAGGAGATGATTCGGTCCATCCTCTGCACCCTGCTGGCCGGCGGCCATATTCTGCTGGAAGGGGTTCCCGGCCTGGCCAAAAGCCTGACAGTGGCCACTTTCGCCCGGACCATGGGGGGAGTATTCAAACGGATCCAGTTCACCCCCGACAAGCTCCCCGGCGACATCACCGGAACTACGGTTTACAACGAGGCCACCGGCGATTTCGTTTTCCGGGAAGGCCCGGTGTTCTGCAACATCCTGCTGGCCGACGAAATCAACCGGGCGGCGCCCAAAGTCCAGTCGGCCCTGCTGGAAGCCATGCAGGAAAAAACCGTCAGCATCGACCGGGATCAGTATCAACTGCCCGATCCCTTCATGGTGCTGGCCACCATGAACCCGGTCGAGCAACTCGGCACCTACCCGCTTTCGGAGGCCCAGCTCGATCGCTTCATTGCCAAGGTCGATATCTCCTATCCCGCCCGTGAAGATGAAGCGCAACTGCTCGCCAAGAAATGCGGCAACTTCACCGAACTGCAGAAATCGGTACCAAAGCTTATGGAACCGGCCGAAGCTGTGGCCATCCGGGATCATGTGGCCCGGCATGTCCGCCTGACCTCCCCGGTCATCGACTATATCCTGCGCATCTGCCTGGCCACCCGCCCGAACCGCCCGCAAGCCCTGCCCGAAGTCGCCAAATACATCTGGATCGGAGCCTCCCCGCGGGGGGGAGAACACCTGATCTCTTTCTGCAAGGGGTACGCCTTTCTGCAGGGGCGGGAGTACGTATCCTTTGAAGATGTGGACGCCTGTGCGAAAGCGGTTCTCGGCCACCGGATGATTCTCAGCGACGCGGCCATCTTGGAGAAGGTGACACCAGGCATGCTGCTGCAGGACATCATCGCCGCCACGCCCCCTTATGACCGGGACACCGGGAAGGGAGCCGAATGA
- a CDS encoding energy transducer TonB, with protein MIEQKWIFWLLLSSALHISLLVLTPRPDLIVPPRPIYLVVELVAGSDTRATSTGLPSKGSKEDTRPGRDEAMETGQPKPNSAARAKTVVQSPPHVSDTPEKPMKKAEKAAEQPEKTLVRREKSAPMVPERRVEEPLPPETSSVPLDAKSLSQARGDSGGDRAATDRPAGSGWVDDRAKGASGAAVSAVSTPLAYGTNPPPPYPLSARRRGWEGEVLLLIDVSASGRVRRVAVEKSSGFSILDEAAQRAVYQWRFNPARRNGHPVPGQVKVPVRFDLTEAG; from the coding sequence ATGATCGAGCAGAAATGGATTTTCTGGCTTCTGCTGTCTTCGGCGCTGCACATTTCTCTGCTTGTGCTGACACCGCGACCGGACCTGATCGTACCTCCGCGTCCCATCTATCTGGTTGTCGAACTGGTTGCCGGATCAGATACCAGGGCGACCTCTACCGGCCTGCCTTCGAAGGGGTCAAAGGAAGACACAAGGCCCGGTCGGGACGAGGCGATGGAAACCGGGCAGCCGAAACCGAATTCGGCTGCCCGAGCCAAAACCGTGGTTCAATCGCCGCCCCATGTTTCCGATACACCCGAAAAACCAATGAAAAAAGCGGAAAAAGCAGCGGAACAGCCGGAAAAAACTTTGGTCAGGAGGGAAAAATCGGCCCCGATGGTCCCGGAGCGCAGGGTCGAAGAACCGTTACCGCCAGAAACTTCATCCGTTCCACTGGATGCAAAATCTCTTTCCCAGGCCAGGGGAGACTCTGGAGGCGACCGGGCAGCCACGGATCGCCCGGCAGGATCCGGCTGGGTTGATGACCGCGCGAAAGGCGCGAGCGGTGCCGCCGTTTCAGCCGTAAGCACGCCCCTCGCCTACGGAACGAATCCCCCGCCCCCCTACCCCCTCTCCGCGCGACGGCGGGGCTGGGAGGGGGAAGTTTTGCTGCTCATCGACGTATCGGCCTCGGGTCGTGTGCGCCGTGTCGCGGTGGAAAAATCCTCCGGATTCTCAATTTTGGACGAGGCTGCCCAGCGGGCGGTTTATCAATGGCGCTTCAACCCGGCGCGGCGAAACGGTCATCCTGTTCCAGGCCAGGTCAAGGTGCCGGTTCGCTTCGATCTTACCGAAGCCGGATAA